CACACTGGTGGATGTATATTGTGCTtgccttttctcttcttctatgTTGCATTTGTTGGTTTGTACACATTTTCGATCATTGAAGCGGGCAAAATTGTTGTAATTCACACGGCCGGGACTGGTGCATCAGCTGCGAAGACACAATCATGCGTTCAATCGCGGGGAAAAGGAGAACCACTAGTGCGTAGAAATTAGAAAAGACAGCAGATCGCGGCGTGACCCATGACCATCGAACAGGCGAACAAGAAAAGTAGAAACAACTAGCAAGAACCCGTGGATAAAAGATTGAATGTGTCCGTATCTAAACCGATtgatttttaaacaaaatgtTTAAATCTTAATCTCAATCGACGTATCATTTACATTGGATTAGTATACGAATACCATTTCACTTTCCACTTTTCATCGTTCGTCACGAATTCACAATCCATATTCAATGGTTGAGGAAAtcgacttatctctaactaaaaatcactTAAATATAACAAAACTTTAAGAGATAAACTATCTCATCAAGCACGtctaatatatattttccCGGGAAATCTATAGAGCACACGTTCACCTTGATGTCCAATAGAGCTACCTCCTCCACGCCGTCCATTTTCCTGGTGCATATATCCACGCGATAGGGGTTTGATGCTGCTCGCTGCATGGCCCCAGGCTAGATCTGGacatgggtggcccggccctGACGGCCCAACCCAAAGCCCGGCATCCCGGGCTTGAGTTTTGCACCAGAGCCGGCCCAAAAGCCCGAAGAGGCCCAAAATAGGTTTAAATCAATATttaatcatttatttattcttgaCCGGCATTTTCTGGGTTTTGGGCCGGGCCAGGCCGGGCTTGGTGTTTTCCTGCCGGGCTTTTATGAAGGCGGCCCTGTCAAAAACAATGTAAAAAACATAATGAACAaaccagagagagagagattggtGGAGAAAAGAGCATTGAAGTAATCGACGATATCAAATGAGTAGGTATAATCTTTCTTAAGAACCACCAACGGACACGCAGAAAAGCATTCAAGCATCGGCGATACGAAATGAGTAGGTTGGATCATGAGTATGCTCCTTTATAGGAAAGAAACACATAGAACAGAGCACCCCTCCTACAAACGAACTCGAAATTTTTCCCAAAATTGTGAAGAAAATTGCGGCGTTCATTTTATGCAGCCATACATAATGACACCGAGGGCACGACGACCAGCGAACACGCTCTCTGACCGCATCATCCGCCGTCCCCTTTTTGCTGAGCCACTGGACGACGTGATCACGTCACCTGAGGCCGAGAGCCCGACGCGGGCAAGAACCTCACCAGATGCGCCGGGGGCTCTTCGGCCACGCCGCCCGTAGAAACGCCGGACGACGGCAGGCACGACGCCATCCTCTTCAGAGCATCATCGCCTCGGTAGCCGTCAAACGCCAAGGCGGCGGAAGTGGCCGGCGTCTCGCTCTCGCTGCCAGTGACGTCGACAGCGCCGCGTAGCTCGCCGGCGCGTATCAGCGCCGCAGGCGGCAGGTCGAAGCACGGCGACGGGCAGTATCCTTGGAGCCCTTCCCCCGGCTCCACCAGGAAGTCGAAGACGATGTTGCTGCCGGAGTAGAGCGAGAAGCTCTCGAGCTGTGTCTGCGGGTCAGGCTCGTCTTGCGCATGCTCCGCAGGCTGGCTTTGTGCT
The Brachypodium distachyon strain Bd21 chromosome 2, Brachypodium_distachyon_v3.0, whole genome shotgun sequence genome window above contains:
- the LOC112270654 gene encoding uncharacterized protein LOC112270654 yields the protein MSQTANAEPEDRDAFTCGTLLMCLCLPGFSKKKKPEQQTGKSQQQPTTTDEQAQSQPAEHAQDEPDPQTQLESFSLYSGSNIVFDFLVEPGEGLQGYCPSPCFDLPPAALIRAGELRGAVDVTGSESETPATSAALAFDGYRGDDALKRMASCLPSSGVSTGGVAEEPPAHLVRFLPASGSRPQVT